In the Limanda limanda chromosome 1, fLimLim1.1, whole genome shotgun sequence genome, one interval contains:
- the lrig3 gene encoding leucine-rich repeats and immunoglobulin-like domains protein 3 — protein MCSSAGLTVGLLLLLALHRGSAADARTCPPPCACFGELVDCSRLRRGQVPHTIPEWTVQLDLSHNKLQVLDSNLFSRLQHLSEIKLNHNELEAIPDLGPYASNITTLILANNRITRISVEQLRPFLALETLDLSYNNIVDIKASSFPALPLKNLFLNNNRISSLETGCFTNLSSSLQVLRLNRNRLSSIPAKIFQLPNLQHLDLSRNRVRRVEGLTFHGLHALSSLKMQRNGLSRLMDGAFWGLSNMEVLQLDYNNLTEVSKGWLYGLLTLQQLHLGHNAISRIRPDAWEFCQKLSELNLSSNHLSRLEESSFVGLSLLDELHIGNNRVSFIADGAFRGLSNLQALDLQNNEISWTIEDMNGPFSALDNLKKLFLQGNQIRSVTKKSFSGLDALQHLDLSNNAIMSIQANAFSQMKNLQELRLNTSSLLCDCQLKWLPIWVAEQTFLPCVNASCAHPQMLKGRSVFAVSQDEFVCDDFPKPQITVQPETQSALKETNVTFICSAASSSDSPMTFAWKKDNEVLNDAEIHNQAHLRVQGGSGGETEVTEYTTTLQLRTVEFSSEGKYQCIISNHFGSSYSTKARLTVNMLPSFTKMPMDLSIRAGATARLECAAVGHPSPQIAWQKDGGTDFPAARERRMHVMPEDDVFFIVDVKTEDIGVYSCTAQNTAGAISANATLTVLETPSFLRPLMDRTVAKGETAVLQCIAGGSPPPRLNWTKDDSPLVVTERHFFAAANQLLIIVDAAEADVGKYTCEMSNALGTERGNVRLAVISNPNCDPGVQGGMGVGAVGGAGSDVDGWTTVGIVIIAVVCCVVGTSLVWVVIIYHTRRRNEDCSVTNTDETNLPADIPSYLSSQGTLADRQDGYIPSESGSSHQYMPSSLSGFYLQQKDMNGLCQLDTGSEADLEAAIDPLLCHYQGPIGSLLRRDNMYATDPSEGFTGCSIDQRPACIDAYSSSLPSSKRRDYFLSEHFDVCSSTVLMQLPSAGLHHGPSHQPSDRRPSTEEEDVSDYGRPHECLSPCNTFMGTFGKAPWRPQQDLYTGCDPPSAPHDAMTPHENPYTAPDFDSDQEESSLSRDSSSEQGSSVYEHPFDCRTDPLPQRRTST, from the exons ATGTGTTCCTCCGCGGGGCTCACCGTGGGCTTGCTCCTGCTGCTGGCTCTGCACCGTGGATCCGCCGCGGACGCACGGACGTGTCCGCCTCCCTGCGCCTGCTTCGGGGAGCTGGTGGACTGCAGTCGCCTGAGAAGGGGCCAGGTTCCGCACACGATCCCGGAATGGACGGTTCAGCT GGACCTGAGCCATAACAAATTGCAGGTGCTCGACAGCAATTTGTTTTCCAGACTACAACATCTAAGTGAAAT AAAGCTAAACCACAATGAGCTTGAGGCAATACCAGATTTGGGCCCTTACGCTTCAAACATCACAACGCTCATTCT agcAAACAACAGGATCACCAGGATCTCTGTGGAGCAGCTCCGGCCCTTCCTCGCTCTGGAAACGCTCGACCTCAGCTACAACAACATTGTGGATATAAAGGCCAGCTCCTTCCCTGCTCTGCCCCTCAAGAACCT GTTCCTCAACAACAATCGGATCTCCTCGCTGGAGACGGGCTGTTTCACCAACCTGTCCAGCAGCCTGCAGGTTCTCCGGCTCAACCGCAATCgcctctcctccatcccagCCAAGATCTTCCAGCTGCCCAACCTCCAGCATCT agaccTGAGCAGGAACCGGGTTCGCAGGGTGGAGGGCCTGACGTTCCACGGTCTGCACGCGCTCAGCTCCCTCAAGATGCAGAGGAACGGCCTCAGTCGCCTGATGGACGGAGCCTTCTGGGGCCTCAGCAACATGGAAGTCCT GCAGCTGGACTACAACAACCTGACGGAGGTGAGCAAGGGCTGGCTGTACGGCCTGctgactctgcagcagctccacctcgGCCACAACGCCATCAGCAGGATCCGACCTGACGCCTGGGAGTTCTGCCAGAAACTCAGCGAGCT CAACCTCTCCTCCAACCATCTGTCCAGGCTGGAGGAGTCCAGCTTCGTCGGCCTCAGCCTGCTGGACGAGCTCCACATCGGAAACAACCGCGTGAGCTTCATCGCAGACGGAGCTTTCCGAGGCCTCTCCAACCTGCAGGCGCT GGACcttcaaaataatgaaatctcCTGGACCATCGAGGACATGAATGGGCCTTTCTCTGCTTTGGACAACCTGAAAAAACT GTTTCTGCAGGGGAACCAGATCCGCTCGGTGACCAAGAAGTCTTTCTCAGGCCTGGACGCGCTGCAGCACCT agaTTTGAGCAATAACGCCATCATGTCCATTCAAGCGAACGCCTTCTCGCAGATGAAGAACCTGCAGGAGCT GCGTCTGAACACCTCCAGCCTGCTGTGCGACTGCCAGCTGAAGTGGCTTCCCATCTGGGTGGCAGAGCAAACCTTCCTGCCCTGCGTCAACGCCAGCTGCGCCCACCCGCAAATGCTGAAAGGCAGGAGCGTGTTTGCCGTCAGCCAGGACGAGTTTGTGTGTG ATGATTTCCCAAAACCTCAGATCACCGTTCAGCCCGAGACCCAGTCCGCCCTCAAGGAAACCAACGTGACGTTCATCTGCTCGGCGGCCAGCTCCAGCGACTCCCCCATGACCTTCGCCTGGAAGAAAGACAATGAGGTCCTAAACGACGCAGAGATCCACAACCAGGCCCACCTGCGAGTGCAAGGAGGATCAGGGGGTGAGACGGAAGTGACGGAGTATACGACCACCCTGCAGCTCCGTACCGTGGAGTTCTCCAGCGAGGGAAAATACCAGTGCATCATCTCCAACCACTTTGGATCGTCGTACTCCACCAAGGCCCGGCTCACTGTCAACA TGTTGCCGTCCTTCACCAAGATGCCCATGGACTTGAGTATTCGTGCCGGAGCGACAGCCAGACTGGAATGTGCGGCTGTGGGTCACCCTTCCCCTCAGATCGCCTGGCAGAAAGACGGAGGTACTGATTTTCCTGCCGCCCGTGAACGCCGCATGCACGTCATGCCGGAGGACGACGTCTTTTTCATAGTGGATGTCAAGACAGAGGATATCGGCGTTTACAGCTGCACAGCCCAGAACACAGCGGGAGCCATTTCTGCAAACGCTACACTTACTGTGCTAG AAACACCCTCCTTCCTGAGGCCGCTCATGGATCGCACTGTGGCCAAGGGCGAAACCGCCGTCCTCCAGTGCATTGCCGGCGGCAGCCCTCCCCCGAGGTTGAACTGGACCAAAGACGACAGCCCCTTGGTGGTGACAGAGCGCCACTTTTTTGCCGCCGCCAACCAGCTCCTCATCATCGTGGACGCAGCAGAGGCTGACGTGGGGAAGTACACCTGCGAGATGTCAAACGCGCTGGGCACAGAGAGGGGCAATGTTCGACTGGCAGTCATATCCAACCCCAACTGCGACCCCGGCGTGCAGGGAGGCATGGGGGTCGGCGCCGTGGGTGGGGCCGGATCGGACGTCGATGGCTGGACCACAGTGGGAATCGTAATCATAGCGGTGGTGTGCTGCGTGGTGGGCACTTCGCTAGTTTGGGTGGTGATCATCTACCACACCCGACGACGGAACGAGGACTGCAGCGTCACCAACACAG ATGAGACCAACCTGCCTGCAGACATCCCCAGTTACCTGTCCTCCCAGGGCACGCTGGCTGACCGACAGGACGGCTACATCCCGTCAGAGAGCGGCAGCAGTCACCAGTACATGCCGTCGTCCCTCAGTGGCTTCTACCTGCAGCAGAAAGACATGAACG GTCTTTGTCAGCTGGATACGGGAAGTGAAGCGGACTTGGAGGCGGCCATCGATCCTCTGCTCTGCCACTATCAAGGACCAATAGGCTCGTTGCTTCGCAGAGACAACATGTACGCCACGGACCCGTCAGAGGGCTTCACAG GTTGTTCCATCGACCAAAGGCCTGCATGCATTGACGCCTACAGCAGTAGCTTGCCCAGTTCTAAAAGGAGGGACTACTTCCTGTCTGAGCATTTTGACGTCTGCTCCTCGACGGTCCTGATGCAGCTCCCCAGTGCCGGCCTCCATCACGGCCCCTCCCACCAGCCGAGCGACCGCCGACCATCCACGGAGGAGGAAGACGTGAGCGACTACGGCCGACCTCACGAGTGCCTCTCGCCCTGCAACACCTTCATGG GAACATTTGGGAAAGCTCCCTGGAGGCCTCAGCAGGACCTGTACACGGGCTGCGACCCGCCATCAGCGCCACATGATGCAATGACGCCACATGAGAACCCTTACACGGCACCTGACTTCGATTCAGACCAAGAAGAGAGCAGCCTCAGCAGGGACTCGTCGTCAGAGCAGGGCAGCAGCGTGTACGAACATCCGTTTGACTGCAGGACTGATCCCTTGCCACAGCGCAGAACCAGCACTTAG